In Armatimonadota bacterium, the sequence TGCGGAACATATAACCCGTCACGCCTATGAAGTCGCCGAGGTCGAGCAGCTTAACCAGCTCATAATCATCGCCGAGATCATCCCGCTTGAAATAGACCTGCACCCTGCCCTTGCGATCCTGAATATGCACGAACGCAGCTTTGCCCATCAGTCGAAGTGAGACAACTCTTCCGGCAAGGCTCACTTCAACTTTTGCCTTGGCCTCTTCGCCCTCTTTTGGCTCGTTCTCTTCGTAGGCGGCTATCACGTCTGCGCTGTAAGGCTCGACGCATTTTTCATTTCCGTCGTTGGATTTGACCGCCGCACTGCGCTTATATTTTTCCAGGGCGAACGGGTCTTTGCCCAGAGATTTCATCTTCTCCAGCTTTTCGACCCTTGCCTTGATAAGTTCATCTTCAGGAATCAAATGTTCTTCCAATGTCAGTCTCCTCAATAAGCTCAGAGCGGGGAGTGGAGAGCAAAAAGCCCGGACCAATCACCGTTCAGTTAACTGCCTGTTACCATAGTTTTATCCCTTCAGGTATCTTACCTGGAGGGGGATAAACCAAGTACAAAAAAACCTGCGGGGAGCGAGCCCGCAGGTTATTGTTCGCTTGTTCTGATAAAAATTCCTCTTACTTGCGAATGCTCAGTATCTCATACTTTGCAAGTCCTGCCGGGATCTCTACAACTGCGATCTCCCCGACTTTTTTGCCCATAAGAGCTTCTCCGACCGGCGACTCGTTGGAAATACGGTCCTCTGCCGGGTTAGCTTCAACCGTACCAACTATGGTCCATTCCCAATCGTCCTTGTTCTCCAGATCCCTGACCCTGACTATCGAGCCTATGCTCACAGCGTCTGTGAGCACCTCCATATCTTCGATCACCCGCGCTGTCGCGAGTATTTCCTTGAGCTCGTCAATCCGCCCTTCAATGAAGGCCTGCTCGTTCTTTGCGTCATCAAACTCAGAATTGTCATTGAGTTCGCCTGCCAACTGCATGGATTCACGAATTCGCTCGGCAACACGCTTACGACCAACCGTTCGAAGTTGATCGAGTTCGTCTTCTATCTTTTTCAGACCGCCTGCGGTCAACACGATTTCTCTTTCGGCTTGCATCGGACATCACTCCTTGACAAAGCAATCAAGCACCGACCGCGCTAATGCGACGTCAGTGCTTGACATAACAGACCTACCAATTCTTGGTAATTATACCAACATTGATGGCCACTATCAAACTACTTAGTCACATTTTGCGCCGAACCCACACGCCTCATCGCATTCGTACATGAGACGTGCGATTGGTTCACAAAGTTCCCTCAAAATGACCAGTGCGCGTATTTCATGCATACGCGTATTATTTGGAACTGTTATGCCATATGTTGTCGGTATAAATGGAGAGTTTTTTTACCCATATCAGAGGATTTTATTTCGGGGAAACTTGGGACAAATACATAAATTGCCGCCGCTTACGATAA encodes:
- the greA gene encoding transcription elongation factor GreA; its protein translation is MQAEREIVLTAGGLKKIEDELDQLRTVGRKRVAERIRESMQLAGELNDNSEFDDAKNEQAFIEGRIDELKEILATARVIEDMEVLTDAVSIGSIVRVRDLENKDDWEWTIVGTVEANPAEDRISNESPVGEALMGKKVGEIAVVEIPAGLAKYEILSIRK